The following proteins come from a genomic window of Gimesia chilikensis:
- a CDS encoding serine hydrolase domain-containing protein translates to MTALPTAEPRELNLDPERLKLAHQLLTEWTDAGDIPGAAIVVGRHGKMVEPVFFGKQGPERKAEPIRQDGMFLLASITKPIVYMSALRLVERGQLVLSNPVTHYIPDFAAHHKESILVHHLFTHTSGMPDMLSNNVELRQSLAPLDKFINGAIYDTVPLFQPAGTGLSYQSMGTLIVAEIVQRLTRKTIAQHVRDEIIKPLGLNSTWLGRGDFPRERLVRVETPEYQAGSHFGWNSKYWQDLGVPWGGMFASPADMAVICQCMLNYGEVQGTQLLSRSMVEMATTNRLDDYPDLPESIRRSQPWGLGWRLNHPGQSGSWGNLLDRSVFGHTGATGTMVWMDRRRDGFAVLLTTAIRSRAPWRLVQLSNIIASAFIEPANL, encoded by the coding sequence ATGACTGCACTCCCCACCGCCGAACCCCGGGAACTGAACCTGGATCCGGAACGGCTCAAACTGGCGCATCAACTGCTGACAGAATGGACGGACGCCGGCGATATTCCCGGCGCTGCCATTGTCGTCGGCCGCCATGGAAAAATGGTCGAACCAGTCTTCTTCGGCAAACAGGGTCCGGAAAGAAAAGCAGAACCAATTCGCCAGGACGGAATGTTTCTGCTCGCATCGATTACCAAACCCATTGTTTATATGAGTGCCTTGCGTCTCGTCGAACGTGGCCAGCTGGTTCTCTCCAATCCAGTCACGCATTACATCCCCGATTTTGCAGCACACCACAAGGAATCAATCCTGGTCCACCACCTGTTCACACACACTTCGGGCATGCCTGATATGCTCTCGAACAATGTGGAACTTCGCCAGTCACTGGCCCCCCTGGATAAATTTATCAACGGGGCCATCTATGACACGGTTCCCCTGTTCCAGCCTGCGGGCACCGGACTCAGCTACCAGAGCATGGGCACGTTAATCGTGGCTGAAATTGTGCAGAGACTCACGCGCAAAACGATCGCCCAGCACGTTCGCGATGAAATTATCAAACCTCTGGGCCTCAACAGCACCTGGCTCGGACGGGGGGATTTTCCCCGTGAGCGACTCGTACGCGTCGAAACGCCCGAGTACCAGGCAGGTTCTCATTTCGGCTGGAACAGTAAATACTGGCAGGACCTCGGTGTCCCCTGGGGAGGCATGTTCGCTTCTCCCGCAGATATGGCGGTCATCTGTCAGTGCATGCTCAATTATGGTGAAGTCCAGGGAACGCAACTGCTCTCCCGCTCCATGGTCGAGATGGCCACGACTAACCGCCTGGATGACTATCCCGATCTGCCCGAATCAATCCGCCGCTCCCAACCGTGGGGGCTGGGCTGGAGATTGAATCATCCGGGGCAAAGTGGCAGTTGGGGCAACCTGCTCGACCGCAGCGTCTTTGGACATACCGGCGCGACAGGGACCATGGTCTGGATGGATCGTCGTCGTGACGGCTTTGCTGTTCTACTCACGACGGCAATCCGCTCGCGTGCTCCCTGGCGACTGGTGCAACTTTCAAACATCATCGCATCTGCATTCATTGAACCCGCGAATCTTTAA
- a CDS encoding alpha/beta hydrolase family protein: MQAAELPDKDGTVTIATQEWPFQPGPREVKVYIYYPGKSLQQVNKETGLILNLHNWGGTNTSGAGNPSVLTKELNVITISVDYLQSGSWKDQSGAPYDFGYLQAIDALRALAFVFQGLQEKQIPFNDKRIYATGGSGGGNVTLMCNKFAPHTFTGVVDICGMPRLSDDIAYNLPGGSSLNARYSKDPHSPDYLTPGGQEIRYLGNPHHLKLMKARGHETKILIIHGSGDTTCPYADARDMFQNMKAAGLDVSAKFVTENDLDGKIFKSIGHSLGDRTQMIVQLGGEFIIPGRPQYRLRSSPTDIELKQDVVYPTSDGRYVISWQKGIPEVRFEAQ, translated from the coding sequence GTGCAGGCCGCAGAATTACCGGACAAGGATGGCACGGTCACCATCGCAACACAGGAATGGCCGTTTCAGCCGGGGCCGCGTGAAGTCAAAGTCTACATTTACTATCCCGGTAAAAGTCTGCAGCAGGTGAATAAAGAGACGGGGCTGATTCTCAACCTGCATAACTGGGGTGGAACGAATACTTCGGGAGCAGGCAATCCGAGTGTGCTGACTAAAGAACTCAATGTGATTACGATCTCCGTGGACTATCTGCAGAGCGGTTCGTGGAAAGACCAGTCGGGAGCTCCTTACGATTTCGGTTATCTGCAGGCCATCGATGCGCTGCGGGCGCTGGCGTTTGTATTTCAGGGATTACAGGAGAAACAGATTCCGTTCAACGACAAGCGGATCTATGCGACCGGGGGATCGGGGGGCGGAAACGTTACCCTGATGTGTAATAAATTCGCACCGCATACGTTTACCGGCGTGGTTGATATCTGTGGCATGCCCCGGTTGAGTGATGACATCGCATACAATCTCCCCGGCGGGAGCAGCCTGAATGCCCGCTACAGTAAAGATCCCCATTCTCCCGACTACCTGACCCCCGGCGGCCAGGAGATTCGTTATCTGGGTAATCCGCATCATCTGAAACTGATGAAGGCCCGGGGACATGAAACGAAGATTCTGATCATCCATGGCAGCGGGGATACCACTTGCCCCTATGCAGACGCGCGGGACATGTTTCAGAATATGAAAGCAGCCGGCCTGGACGTTTCCGCGAAGTTTGTGACGGAGAACGATCTGGATGGCAAGATTTTCAAATCGATCGGGCATTCACTCGGTGATCGCACGCAGATGATTGTGCAACTGGGAGGAGAGTTTATCATCCCGGGACGACCGCAATATCGATTACGAAGTTCACCCACCGACATTGAGCTGAAACAGGATGTCGTCTATCCCACGTCCGACGGTCGCTACGTGATTTCCTGGCAGAAGGGGATTCCTGAAGTTCGCTTCGAAGCCCAGTAG
- a CDS encoding heavy metal translocating P-type ATPase: MIVVYLCLRYGWDVPETTQNIPLWSVLLLGGTPLVWGLLVKMVHREFGSDLLAGISIVVSVILGEYLAGSLVVLMLSGGEALEAYAVRSASSVLQALSRRMPSIAHRKTDSRIDDIALDQIQINDMIVIFPHETCPIDGTVLEGHGVMDESYLTGEPYMMSKTPGSQVLSGAINGEAALIVRAEKRAIDSRYAKIMEVMQASEQHRPRMRRLADRLGAWYTPLAVLIGIVAWVLTGDPVRFLAVMVVATPCPLLIAIPVAIIGSISLAARRAIIVRDPTSLETADTCRTIIFDKTGTLTYGEPQLTEQIYAPNMNADEVLSLVGSIERFSKHPLSQAILDAMQEARAVVHEATEISEPPGQGLKGTVNGHSVEITSRKKLLHQYPDLESQLPEQVGGLECVILIDNQYAGLYRFRDTPRTDGLSFINHLSPKHHFGRTMLVSGDRESEVRYLAEQVGIQEVYFSQSPEQKLEIVNQETAQANTIFVGDGINDAPALVAATVGVAFGQNSDVTTEAADVIVMDSSLQKIDEFLHISRRMRRIALQSAIGGMALSMLGMLLAAAGYLPPVAGAISQEVIDVLAVLNALRVALPPKALIDFKPGEPG, from the coding sequence ATGATCGTGGTCTATCTCTGTTTGCGCTATGGCTGGGATGTTCCGGAAACAACTCAGAACATCCCTCTCTGGTCGGTCCTGCTGCTGGGAGGCACGCCCCTGGTCTGGGGCCTGCTGGTCAAAATGGTCCATCGCGAATTCGGATCTGACCTGCTGGCCGGAATCTCGATCGTGGTGTCAGTCATTCTGGGAGAGTATTTGGCCGGTTCCCTGGTGGTGCTGATGCTCTCGGGAGGTGAGGCCCTCGAAGCCTACGCGGTCCGTAGTGCCTCGTCCGTCCTTCAGGCTCTCAGCCGCCGCATGCCGTCCATCGCACATCGCAAAACCGATTCCCGCATCGACGACATCGCTCTCGATCAGATTCAGATCAACGATATGATCGTGATCTTCCCCCATGAGACCTGTCCCATCGACGGAACCGTGCTCGAAGGGCACGGCGTCATGGATGAATCTTACCTCACCGGGGAACCCTACATGATGTCCAAGACGCCGGGTTCCCAGGTCCTCTCTGGGGCCATCAATGGAGAAGCGGCCCTGATTGTTCGCGCAGAGAAACGGGCCATCGATTCGCGGTATGCCAAAATCATGGAGGTCATGCAGGCATCCGAACAGCACCGTCCCCGGATGCGACGACTGGCAGATCGACTGGGAGCCTGGTACACGCCGCTGGCGGTTCTGATCGGCATCGTAGCCTGGGTGTTGACCGGCGATCCGGTCCGCTTCCTGGCAGTGATGGTCGTTGCCACTCCCTGTCCGCTGCTGATTGCCATTCCGGTCGCGATTATCGGCTCAATCTCCCTGGCAGCACGCCGGGCAATTATTGTCCGTGATCCAACATCCCTCGAAACCGCAGACACCTGTCGGACGATCATCTTCGATAAAACGGGCACATTGACCTACGGCGAACCGCAACTCACCGAACAAATCTATGCGCCTAACATGAATGCGGATGAAGTCCTCTCCCTGGTGGGCAGTATCGAGCGTTTTTCCAAACACCCGCTCTCCCAGGCTATCCTGGATGCCATGCAGGAGGCCCGGGCCGTCGTGCATGAAGCGACCGAAATCAGCGAGCCTCCCGGACAGGGCCTCAAAGGCACGGTCAATGGCCATAGTGTCGAGATCACCAGTCGCAAAAAACTGCTGCACCAATACCCCGACCTGGAATCACAGCTCCCCGAGCAGGTCGGCGGGCTGGAATGCGTGATTCTGATCGACAATCAATATGCAGGGCTCTATCGGTTTCGGGATACGCCCCGCACCGATGGCCTCTCCTTTATCAATCACCTTTCCCCCAAACATCACTTTGGCAGGACCATGCTGGTCTCTGGAGACCGGGAATCAGAAGTCCGCTATCTGGCCGAACAGGTCGGAATTCAAGAGGTCTATTTCAGCCAGAGCCCCGAGCAGAAACTGGAAATCGTCAACCAGGAAACAGCCCAGGCGAATACCATCTTCGTGGGGGATGGCATCAACGACGCCCCCGCACTCGTCGCTGCGACTGTGGGCGTCGCTTTCGGGCAGAACAGCGATGTCACCACGGAAGCCGCCGATGTGATTGTGATGGACAGTTCGCTGCAGAAGATTGACGAATTCCTGCATATCAGCCGTCGTATGCGTCGCATCGCCCTGCAGAGTGCGATCGGCGGCATGGCGTTGAGCATGCTGGGCATGTTACTGGCAGCCGCCGGTTATCTCCCCCCGGTCGCTGGTGCGATCAGTCAGGAGGTGATTGACGTTCTGGCGGTGTTGAATGCCCTGCGCGTGGCTCTGCCTCCCAAAGCCCTGATCGATTTCAAACCGGGGGAACCGGGCTGA
- a CDS encoding ZIP family metal transporter, whose product MSGVLEVIVLTTLAGITIPIGGFLALIERIHPRWLEVEFRHSIIAFGGGVLLAAVALVLVPEGIAEQPPLIAASAILFGGVCFMIVDRILATHKNSASQLIAMLLDFVPESLALGASFATNGESVGLLLAILIGLQNLPEGFNAFRELNSTTTMTKKYILPGFCLLVLLGPISGLIGYYLLALFPRMVGLIMLFAAGGILYLTFQDIAPQAKLERRWAPSLGAVLGFVFGLIAQMVIA is encoded by the coding sequence TTGAGCGGCGTACTGGAAGTAATTGTATTAACGACCCTGGCCGGGATCACGATTCCCATCGGGGGATTCCTCGCGCTGATCGAACGGATTCATCCCCGCTGGCTGGAAGTCGAATTTCGACACTCCATCATCGCCTTCGGTGGAGGCGTCCTGCTGGCGGCTGTCGCCCTGGTTCTGGTTCCGGAGGGCATTGCCGAGCAGCCCCCTCTGATCGCAGCGTCGGCGATTTTATTTGGCGGCGTTTGCTTCATGATCGTCGACCGCATCCTGGCGACTCACAAAAACTCAGCCTCTCAGTTAATCGCGATGCTGCTCGACTTTGTTCCCGAATCCCTCGCATTGGGGGCTTCCTTCGCGACCAATGGAGAATCCGTCGGACTGCTGCTGGCGATCCTCATCGGACTGCAGAATCTGCCCGAAGGCTTTAACGCCTTTCGCGAACTCAACAGTACTACCACCATGACGAAAAAATACATTCTGCCCGGCTTCTGTCTACTGGTTCTGCTCGGCCCCATCTCGGGATTAATCGGATACTATCTGTTGGCACTCTTTCCGCGAATGGTTGGCCTGATCATGCTCTTCGCCGCCGGTGGCATTCTGTATCTGACATTTCAGGATATAGCCCCCCAGGCTAAACTCGAACGCCGCTGGGCACCTTCCCTGGGCGCCGTCCTCGGCTTTGTCTTTGGACTGATCGCACAAATGGTCATCGCCTGA
- a CDS encoding cytochrome-c peroxidase, translating into MNVSEHRSYPLLLKISMATALLAGLTCTQTGTAQAAEKKSNKVQLGTDELTLGIPGKGPLTKAEIQEWLDNPENHQVLEVTLPLGLSAGQAQIQGLTENPLTRAKVELGRQLYFDPRLSADGTISCASCHHPDEGWGRHTQFGVGIRDQEGGRNSPISYNRILSGPQFWDGRAATLEEQAVGPIANPIEMGNTHETAVKTIKKIPGYQMQFKKIFKDGVNIDNVGKAIAAFERAVVTGPTPFDYQEQLKPFLKLDKEDLEDFKEEYEAALAMTKKHPMSDSAKRGMKLFFSEEVNCAACHLGPNLADEKYHNLGVGMDADKPDLGRYEVTKQEKDKGAFKTPTIRNVEQSAPYMHDGSLETLEEVVEHYNKGGTPNPWLSDKVKKLNLSAQDKKDLVAFMKACTGPFPKVESGRLPE; encoded by the coding sequence ATGAACGTATCGGAACACCGAAGCTACCCGCTCCTGCTTAAAATCAGCATGGCGACTGCCCTGCTGGCAGGACTGACCTGCACACAGACGGGAACAGCACAGGCTGCCGAAAAAAAATCAAACAAAGTGCAGTTGGGTACAGATGAACTCACCTTGGGAATTCCCGGCAAAGGACCATTAACCAAAGCCGAAATCCAGGAATGGCTCGACAATCCGGAAAACCACCAGGTGCTGGAAGTCACCCTCCCCCTGGGACTCAGTGCCGGTCAGGCTCAAATTCAGGGCCTCACCGAAAACCCTTTGACCCGCGCCAAAGTTGAACTGGGTCGCCAGCTCTACTTCGATCCCCGTCTCTCCGCTGATGGAACCATCAGCTGTGCCAGCTGTCATCATCCCGATGAAGGCTGGGGCCGGCACACACAGTTCGGCGTCGGTATCCGGGATCAGGAAGGGGGCCGTAACTCGCCCATCAGCTACAACCGAATTCTCAGCGGTCCTCAGTTCTGGGATGGACGCGCCGCCACTTTGGAAGAACAGGCAGTCGGTCCAATTGCTAACCCGATCGAAATGGGTAACACACACGAGACCGCCGTCAAAACAATCAAGAAGATCCCCGGCTACCAGATGCAGTTCAAGAAAATCTTCAAAGACGGCGTCAACATTGACAATGTCGGTAAAGCAATCGCGGCTTTCGAACGTGCCGTGGTGACCGGACCGACTCCCTTCGATTATCAGGAACAGCTCAAACCGTTCCTCAAACTCGATAAGGAAGATCTGGAAGACTTCAAGGAAGAGTACGAAGCGGCCCTGGCGATGACGAAAAAACATCCCATGTCAGACAGTGCCAAACGCGGGATGAAACTGTTCTTCAGCGAAGAAGTCAACTGCGCCGCCTGTCACCTGGGTCCGAACCTGGCCGATGAAAAATACCACAACCTGGGCGTCGGCATGGATGCAGATAAACCGGACCTCGGTCGCTACGAAGTCACCAAACAGGAAAAAGACAAAGGTGCCTTCAAAACTCCCACGATTCGCAACGTCGAACAAAGTGCTCCTTACATGCATGATGGATCGCTGGAGACACTGGAAGAAGTCGTGGAACACTACAACAAAGGGGGCACACCTAACCCCTGGTTGAGTGACAAGGTCAAAAAACTGAACCTGTCGGCCCAGGACAAAAAAGACCTGGTCGCCTTCATGAAAGCCTGTACCGGCCCCTTCCCCAAAGTAGAATCAGGACGGCTGCCTGAATAA
- a CDS encoding ABC transporter ATP-binding protein codes for MTTHSRTSRQQFEEYKTEFRETQIKAQQKQASNRDRSSWELVRSFLGLLKNYRASVLLSLGTLTIATLLALIPPAATKFVVDYVLDQKPLPVDLPAWVPHKPWPLLVTITVGVILISMVRIALQIWGRWHATRITKLIQMKVRKLVFAHAVRLPLHRVQELKSGGATSILREDAGSVGELVFGMLYNPCRAIIQLLGSLIILAWVDWRLLLGALFLVPLVYLTHRTWISRIRPQHRKVRQQRVAVDALATESFGGMRVVRAFGRQRSETTRVLRGNHLMGRQELYAWWWSRLIEIVWETLIPIASACLLLYGGWQVLQGELTLGDLVMFLAYLLMLLGPLAMLAQSAAQFQNSLSGLDRVLDLLAEPREMESATARKISRGEVEGRVTFQDVNFQYPGSLQYALEEISIDIAPGETIALVGPSGAGKTTFCNLVARFYDPTSGQVQLDGQDLKDLDVESYRHLIGVVEQDVFLFDGSVAENIGYGNRHAELSEIQRAAEVANADEFIRQLPQGYQTLIGERGVKLSGGQRQRLAIARAILADPRLLILDEATSNLDTESERLIQDSLATLMQNRTCFVIAHRLSTITHANRIVVFEGGRIIETGTHETLMETDGKYREMVLLQTSPAEVS; via the coding sequence ATGACTACACATTCGCGTACCAGTCGCCAGCAGTTCGAAGAATATAAAACGGAATTTCGTGAAACCCAGATCAAGGCCCAGCAGAAACAGGCGTCCAACCGGGACCGTTCCTCCTGGGAGCTGGTCCGTAGCTTTCTGGGACTGCTGAAAAACTACCGTGCCTCCGTACTGTTGTCATTAGGCACACTGACAATTGCAACTCTGCTCGCCTTAATCCCGCCCGCGGCTACAAAGTTCGTGGTTGACTATGTCCTCGATCAGAAACCGCTGCCCGTTGATCTCCCCGCGTGGGTCCCACATAAACCCTGGCCTCTGCTGGTCACAATCACTGTGGGTGTGATTTTGATTTCGATGGTGCGTATCGCGCTGCAGATCTGGGGACGCTGGCATGCAACCCGCATCACCAAGTTGATTCAAATGAAGGTCCGCAAACTCGTCTTTGCGCACGCCGTCCGCCTCCCCCTGCACCGCGTTCAGGAACTTAAATCAGGTGGTGCAACCAGCATTCTCCGCGAGGATGCCGGCAGTGTCGGCGAACTGGTCTTCGGCATGCTTTACAATCCCTGTCGCGCCATCATCCAGTTACTCGGCAGCTTAATCATTCTAGCCTGGGTCGACTGGCGTCTGTTACTGGGCGCACTGTTTCTGGTGCCGCTGGTCTACCTCACACATCGTACCTGGATCAGTCGGATTCGTCCGCAACACCGCAAGGTCCGTCAGCAACGCGTCGCCGTCGATGCTCTGGCAACCGAATCATTTGGTGGCATGCGCGTCGTGCGTGCCTTCGGTCGGCAGCGCTCTGAAACCACACGTGTGCTGCGCGGCAACCACCTGATGGGTCGACAGGAACTTTACGCCTGGTGGTGGTCGCGACTGATTGAAATTGTCTGGGAAACCCTGATCCCGATCGCTTCGGCCTGCCTGCTCCTCTACGGCGGGTGGCAGGTTTTACAGGGAGAACTCACGCTGGGTGACCTGGTGATGTTTCTGGCCTACCTGCTGATGTTGCTCGGTCCGCTGGCCATGCTTGCGCAGAGTGCCGCCCAGTTTCAAAACAGCCTCTCTGGACTGGATCGCGTACTCGATCTACTCGCCGAGCCCCGCGAAATGGAATCGGCCACCGCCAGAAAAATCAGCCGGGGCGAGGTGGAAGGCCGCGTCACTTTCCAGGATGTGAATTTTCAATATCCCGGCTCACTGCAATATGCCCTGGAGGAAATCTCGATTGATATCGCCCCCGGAGAAACCATCGCACTGGTGGGTCCCAGTGGGGCGGGCAAAACCACCTTCTGTAATCTGGTCGCCCGATTTTACGATCCAACATCGGGCCAGGTGCAGCTCGATGGCCAGGATCTGAAAGACCTCGATGTAGAAAGCTACCGGCACCTGATCGGCGTCGTTGAACAGGATGTCTTTCTGTTTGATGGTTCCGTCGCTGAAAATATCGGTTACGGGAATCGACACGCAGAATTATCAGAAATTCAACGGGCTGCTGAAGTCGCGAATGCCGATGAATTTATCCGGCAACTGCCACAAGGTTATCAGACCCTCATTGGTGAGCGGGGTGTCAAACTGAGCGGCGGACAACGACAGCGTCTGGCCATCGCGCGTGCAATTCTGGCGGATCCCCGTCTGTTAATTCTTGATGAAGCGACCAGTAACCTGGATACAGAAAGCGAACGCCTGATTCAGGACAGTCTCGCCACATTGATGCAAAATCGCACCTGTTTTGTGATCGCCCACCGCCTGAGCACGATTACCCACGCGAATCGAATCGTCGTCTTTGAGGGGGGACGCATCATCGAAACCGGCACGCACGAGACGCTCATGGAAACCGATGGCAAATACCGGGAAATGGTACTGTTGCAGACGAGCCCAGCAGAAGTCAGTTGA
- a CDS encoding DUF1559 domain-containing protein produces the protein MGTHLRRKAFTLIELLVVIAIIAILIALLLPAVQQAREAARRSQCKNNLKQLGLAFHNYHDTFGCLPNGSHPTPTYPGGGYHMGWAPKIFPYIDEATRLHAMEAFSPNPISELAPWRIDTAPHNGRNEIWGPIPVFACPSSALGNRSPDIVNSTLPWIVSHGALHYRACAGRVEDVTNPSDANNYRWANTGLIFPQSKTRFRDVIDGTTNTILLGESSSSYGWSASMKAGWGGIQPWTWGMYWYTDTRRLTLDSKNIQFPINYRGSFGTNHTPYTSYHVGGAHFLMGDGSVHFISENIDLALFKGLGTRAKGEVLGEW, from the coding sequence ATGGGCACCCACTTAAGACGCAAAGCATTCACATTAATTGAACTACTGGTCGTCATCGCAATTATCGCCATTTTGATTGCCTTGCTCTTACCAGCTGTTCAGCAGGCACGGGAAGCGGCTCGCAGATCTCAGTGCAAAAACAATCTCAAGCAACTGGGATTGGCCTTCCACAACTACCACGACACCTTTGGCTGTTTACCCAATGGCAGCCATCCCACTCCCACCTATCCGGGCGGTGGCTATCATATGGGTTGGGCTCCCAAAATTTTCCCCTACATTGACGAGGCGACCCGGCTGCACGCCATGGAAGCCTTCTCCCCCAACCCGATCAGTGAACTCGCTCCCTGGCGGATCGATACCGCACCGCATAATGGCCGGAATGAAATCTGGGGACCCATTCCCGTTTTCGCCTGCCCTTCATCTGCCTTGGGCAATCGATCACCCGATATCGTGAATTCAACCCTTCCCTGGATTGTGAGTCATGGAGCGCTGCACTATCGCGCCTGTGCCGGTCGTGTTGAAGATGTCACCAACCCTTCGGATGCCAATAACTACCGCTGGGCCAATACCGGTCTGATTTTCCCACAGAGCAAAACCAGATTCCGTGATGTCATTGACGGAACAACCAACACAATTCTGCTGGGGGAATCGTCCTCTTCTTACGGCTGGTCAGCTTCAATGAAAGCCGGCTGGGGCGGAATTCAACCCTGGACCTGGGGCATGTACTGGTACACCGACACTAGACGTCTCACGCTGGACAGTAAAAACATCCAGTTCCCCATTAACTACCGTGGAAGTTTTGGTACCAACCACACTCCTTACACCAGCTACCACGTTGGTGGAGCACACTTCCTGATGGGTGACGGCTCCGTCCACTTCATCAGTGAGAACATCGATCTCGCACTGTTCAAAGGACTCGGCACCAGAGCCAAAGGCGAAGTTCTGGGTGAATGGTGA